The Chroicocephalus ridibundus chromosome 8, bChrRid1.1, whole genome shotgun sequence genome includes the window CTTCGATGGGTGAGCGGCAGTGAGCTCTGGATAAGGCCCCTGCTCTCCCTGGCTGTCCCAGTGCACTCACTCACTGTCCTGAATCCTGCCCGTGTGCCAGCACCATGCATCCACCTAGTGCAGGGGCAGGATGGTGTCTTGGCACCTCTGTCACCATGGTGACATCATCTGCATCTCCCCAAGCCCACCCCAGTCCACCTTGGGAAGGTGCTCAGCATCTCGGGGGTCCTCAGAGAAGAGCGAAAGGGGGCTGCCGCCCCACAGCGGGGGGAAGGGTGTatcctggcagggctgggccaTCACAAGTGGAGGGGCAAGGACTGGTGAGATGAGGTTAGATATAAGCTGGGAGGGACAGAGCGGGGCAGGAAGCCACAAAGGAGAGAAAGCTGTGGTATGTTAcactgcaggggaagggaaagtcTTCCTGTCGGCGGCTCGAGGGTTTGCAGCCAGGCATCAGGCGCTCCAGAGAGGTgctgggcttttttgggggggtgcaaGAGCCCTGCTCCACCTTCCCTGTGCCGCCGCGTAGTGCATCTGCAGCCTTGCACAAGGATGGGACGAGTTGAGGACTGGAACAGACACGGGACACAACTGGGGACCCTCTGTACCAGGAGACCCAGCAGGAGGGGTCAGGGTGGGCAGGGTTTctgtatatatacatttaaaataataaaaaaaatactgccttgAAGTTAGTGCTGCTGATGGCACCTGTGCTGTGTGGGCCTGTGGTCCAACCCAGGGCTTGCTTTATGCAGCTGAGACCAGCAAAGCTTTCTGCAGTTAAGGGGAACAGGCACAGAGATGTGATGTGACTGTCCCATGACTAGCATCCTCAGCAGTGTCAGGGTCAGGAGCCAGCTCCCAGTTTTGTGGAATTTCCCCCAGACAAGCTGGGCTGAGCCTGCCCGCTCCAGGCTTTTCAATTTCCCAAAGGCTTGCTTTCCCAAAGCACAGCTCATTGTTTTTTCCTGCCAGCTCTGTATGATTGACTTCTCTTTTTTGCAAAGAATCGGATGTGTCAGTCAGTCGCCTTTGCTGATAATGAAGCTGTGTTAGCAAGCACTACCAGTTGGCTTTACTCCAAAAACAAACCCAGGTTCCTGCTAAGGCAAGGCTGATGGTGCTGCGGGCACCGTGAGAGACgtggctgcctgccctcccctcatGCACCCTGCCCTGTCTCCGCCCGCCTGCGGCTATTGCGTGTCCCCAGCTGGCTGGCCCGGAAAGGGGACAGGTTGATTGCTCCCACCCGCACAGCACATTCGCCTTCAACTCCGTATGTGCCTTCTCCTGCCAGGAGGGGTTTAAGTTCATGGGAGTGCGGGGATTGCAGTGCATGGCTGGTGGGGTATGGACAGGACCCCCCTGTGTTGTGAAGGTAGAGCCTGCTGGAGGGTGCCTCAGCGCTGGGTTTTGGGGACCATGGCAGGCACCTCCAGGGATCCTGCGGGGAACTGTGCTTGCCTGTAAGTTGGCTATGAAAGGAAAAGTCTACCAAGGGAAAGTGTTTGGTGTCAGTCTGAAAGCAGAAGGTGCAGGGAATGGGGTCTGTCTCACCCGGGTTGGGGGCTGGTGGTGTTTGATGTCCCCCTGACACTAACCTGCGGTGGTCCTGCAGGCAGCGGAGCCACTTGCCCCCGCAAATGTTGGGTGCTGCCCTGGCACACAGCAAAGCACACAAGGCACAGCCTAGGGACGCTGGCACACAACCCCTGTAGCTATCACAGTCATCCCATCCTGGTCCCCTACAGCTCCAAAGCCATAAGGACATCCTTTCCCCTGCCACTGTGACAAGGATGGAGGCAGGTCACTGCTCCCCCGACGAGGAGGGAGGTGAGTAGGACTGCAGAAGCCATAGCCCTTCCTGGGGTAGTGCAGGTAGTGACCTGGGGGTAGCGCAGGGCATAAATAAACAGGGCTCTGGCAGAGCAGCAACTGCCCCCCCTCCAGGAAATCACTCGTATGACAGAAAAACCATTGTACGAACTATGTTACTACTGTCTTTGAAGAGGTGAGACTTGTCTGAGTGAGAAAGATAAATCAAAGACATATCACCatagatttggttttgtttgactGGGATTCAGCCCTAATCCctagatttcatagaatcatagaatcatagggttggaagggacctctggagatcatctagtccaacccccctgccagagcagggtcacctagagcaggttacacaggaacatgtccaggtgggttttgaatgtctccagagttggagactccaccacctctctgggcagcctattccagtgctctgccaccctcagggtaaagaagttcctcctcatgtttaggtggaacttcctatgttcaagtttgtgcccattgcctcttgtcctgtccccgggcaccactgaaaagagcctggccccatcctcctgacacccaccctttaagtatttataagtgttgataaggtcacccctcagacgtcttttttccagactgaagagacccaaatccctcagcctttcctcataagagaggtgttccagtcccctaatcatcttggtagccctctgctgcaccctttccagcagttccctgtccctcttgaaccggggagcccagaactggacacagtactccaggtgcggcctcaccaaggcagagtagagggggaggatgacctcccttgacctgctggccacgctcttcttgatgcaccccaggatgccattggccttcttggccacaagggcacattgctggctcacggtcatcctgttgtccaccaggactcccaggtctctttccacagagctgctccccagcaggtcagcacccaacctgtactggtgcatggggttgttcctccccaggtgcagcaccctacacttgcccttgttgaacttcataaggtttctctctgcccagatctccaacctgtccaggtctctctgtatggtggcacagccttctggtgtgtcagccaccccacccagcttggtgtcatcagcaaacttgctgagggtgcactctatcccctcatccaggtcattgatgaatatattgaacaggactggacccagtactgacccctggggaacaccactcatcactggtctccaactagactctgtgcccctaatcacaaccctctgagctctatctttcaaccagttttctatccaccccaccgtccattcatctaacccacacttcctaagcttccctatgaggatgctgtgggagaccgtgtcaaacgccttgcttaagtcaaggtagaccacatctaccgccctcccctcatctatccatctagtcatgccatcgtagaaggctatcagattagtcagacatgatttcatCTCATCTATCTTGTCTCTGAGATCTGCTCTCCCATTGCAGCCATTGCCTGCCCCGTGCTCAGCGCTCCAGACCGAGGAGAGGTGAACTGCTCCCACCGCCACGGGGACTTCGCCTTTGGCTCTACGTGTGCCTTCTCCTGCCAGACAGGGTTTGCACTGATGGGACCAGAGAGCCGCGAGTGCACGGCCACAGGAACATGGACAGGGGAAGCCCCACACTGTGAAGGTAGCGCTGCTGCTAGAGCTCAGGGTGTCATTGGCCTTGGCGTGACACTAGGATGTTCCCCAGCCTCTTGGACCCAACAGTTTATCCTTGTAGTCCCCAGGCTCCTGCTTGAAGTGTCTCTCTATCCTTGTAGCCATCACCTGCCCAGTGCTCAGCGCTCCAGACCAGGGAGAGCTGAACTGCTCCCATCTCCATGGGGACTTCGCCTTTGGCTCCACATGTGTCTTCTCCTGCCAGACGGGGTTTGAACTGACAGGACCAGAGAGCCGCGAGTGCACAGCCACAGGGACCTGGACTGGGGAGGCCCCACGATGCAAAGGTAGAGTTGCTGCTCAATGTGTCACAGGCCTTTGGATGACTGTGGGATGTTCTCTGGTGTCTTGGTCCTCTCATTCCAACAGTCCCCTCGCTGTTACTTGAAGTTTGTCTCCTTACCCTGCAGCCATTGCCTGCCCAGTGCTCAGTGCTCCAGACCAAGGAGAGGTGAACTGCTCCCACCACCATGGGGACTTTGCCTTCGGCTCCACATGTGCCTTCTCCTGCCAGACAGGGTTTGTGCTGATGGGGCCAGAGAGCCGCGAGTGCACAGCCACAGGGACCTGGACTGGGGATGCCCCACGCTGTGAAGGTAGAGTTGATGTTCAAGGTGTCATGGGCCTTGGGGTGACCCTAGACTGTTCTTAGGTGTCTTGGTCCTTTCATTCCAATAGTTAAGTCTCATAGTCCCCTGGCTCCTGCTTGAGGTGTATCTCTGTCCCTGTAGCTGTCACCTGCCCGGTGCTCAATGCTCCAGACCAAGGAAAGATGAACTGTTCCCACCTCCATGGGGGCTTTGCCTTTGGCTCCATGTGCGCCTTCTCCTGCCAGATGGGATTTGTGCTGATGGGGTCAGAGAGCCGCGAGTGCATGGCCACAGGAACATGGACTGAAGACTCCCCCCACTGTGAAGGTAGCGCTGCTGCTAGAGCTCAGGGTGTCATTGGCCTTGGCGTGACACTAGGATGTTCCCCAGCCTCTTGGACCCATCAGTTTATCCTTGTAGTCCCCAGGCTCCTGCTTGAAGTGTATCTCTATCCTTGTAGCCATCACCTGCCCAGTGCTCAATGCTCCAGACCGAGGAGAGGTGAACTGCTCCCACCGCCACGGGGACTTCGCCTTTGGCTCCACGTGTGCCTTCTCCTGCCAGACAGGGTTTGTACTGACAGGACCAGAGAGCCATCAGTGCACAGCCACAGGGACCTGGACTGGGGATGCCCCACGGTGTGAAGGTAGCGATGCTGCTAGGGCTTAGAGTGTCAGTAATCTCAGGGAACACCCTAGTGTCACCCCAGGTTCTTGGTGCCAACAGCTTAGCCCCACAGTCCCCAGGCTCCTGCTTGGAGTGTGTCTCTACCTCTGCAGCCATCACCTGCCCAGTGCTCAGCGCTCCAGACCAGGGAGAGCTGAACTGCTCCCATCTCCATGGGGACTTCGCCTTTGGCTCCACATGTGTCTTCTCCTGCCGGACGGGGTTTGAACTGACAGGACCGGAGAGCCATGAGTGCACAGCCACAGGGACCTGGACTGGGGAGGCCCCACGATGCAAAGGTAGAGTTGCTGCTCAATGTGTCACAGGCCTTTGGATGACTGTGGGATGTTCTCTGGTGTCTTGGTCCTCTCATTCCAACAGTTTAGCTTCACAGTCCCCTCGCTGTTACTTGAAGTTTGTCTCCTTACCCTGCAGCCATTGCCTGCCTGGTGCTCAGTGCTCCAGACCGAGGAGAGATGAACTGCTCCCACCGCCACGGGGACTTCGCCTTTGGCTCCACGTGTGCCTTCTCCTGCCAGGCAGGGTTTGCACTGATGGGGCCAGAGAGCCGCGAGTGCACGGCCACAGGGACCTGGACTGGGGATGCCCCACAATGCAAAGGTAGAGTTGTTGCTCAAAGTGTCATGGGCCTTGGGGTGACCCTGGGATGTTCTCTGGTGTCTTGGTCCTCTTGCCCAACAGTTAAGCCTTGCAGTCCCCAGCTTTCTGCTTGAAGTGTATCTTTATCTCTGCAGCCATTGCCTGCCCGGTGCTCAGTGCTCCAGAGCGAGGAGGGCTGAACTGCTCCCACCGCCACGGGGACTTTGCCTTTGGCTCCACGTGTGCCTTCTCCTGCCAGACAGGGTTTGCACTGATGGGACCAGAGAGCCGTGAGTGCACGGCCACAGGGAACTGGACTGGGGATGCCCCACACTGTGAAGGTAGCGCTGCTGCTAGAGCTCAGGGTGTCATTGGCCTTGGCGTGACACTAGGATGTTCCCTGGTCTCTTGGTCCCAGCAGTCTCCTGGCTTCTTTTTGAAGTATGCCTCTCTACTCTTTCAGCTATCAAGTGCTCAACACTGGCCACCCCCAAGATGGGCCAGGCCGCCTGCTCCCACCTCCACGGGGACTTTGCCTTCGGCTCCATGTGTGTCTTCTCCTGCCAGACAGGGTTTGTGCTGATGGGGCCAGAGAGCCGCAAGTGCATGGCCACAGGGACCTGGACTGGGGATGCCCCACACTGCAAAGGTAGATCTTGTGATCACATGCGTTTCTGGAAGTGCTCCGCTGTAGCAGACTGCTTTCCCCAGCATCCCTTCCCCTTAGCACCCCTTGTCCATGGCAGCTCATGACCTGGCTCCCCAGCCcacatgtccccatcccaccaccatcaGTCCTGTCCTACTGATGCTACCGCTGTGCTTTATCTCCAGCCATCAGCTGCCCAGTGCTGGACCCCCCCAGCAGAggccagctgagctgctctcacCTGCATGGGAACTTCACATACAACTCCACATGCACGTTTTCCTGCGAGGAGGGGTTTGTTCGGATGGGAGCAGAGGTGCTCCGGTGCACAGCCACAGGGAACTGGACCAGGCATCCCCCAGTCTGTGCAGGTACGGTGGGACCTCCAACTCCTCTAGCACTGGGAGTGTCCAGCTTCCTGCAGCACATCTTGAATGCGGTGGGGGgcaccccagcagcctgggcGCTGCAAAGCCCTTCTGACAACTTTCTAACCTGTGGGTCTGTGGATCTGTTTCAGAGGATGGTGCCCCCTTTTTAAAGCAAGTCCTGGCTTACAGCAGCGGCACAGCTCTGGCAGTAGCGGGCATCGTGCTCTCAGGGACGCTCATTGCCCTCCTCGCCAAGCGGCTCAGTGACAGAGGTACAGAAACACCTCCCGCAGACCCCCCAGTTTGGCCAGGGGCTCTCCGACCAGGGGGTTAGAGAGTCCCAGGAGAGGGTGGGAGGATCACAAGTTTAACAAGTGTGACTGCCCCAATCCATGAGTTTTAGTTGCTGCGAGTCACTTTGATCTGGCAGCACTTCCTTGGCAGTTTGTCCAGCTGGAAGTGCCAGCAGCCAGGTTTGGAGGGCAGAGTCCGAAAAACACCTTAATTGCAAAGGGGAAGAAGCCAATTgtttcagctccctctccccgctccctcctgtACTTGTCAAATTTGGTTCGGTTTCAGACACTGCTGCTGTAGCTTCTCAAGTCCCTCACTAAACAGATCTGGTTATTTCTTTTCTATCTGCATCACCCATGTGGACATTTTGACACCATTATCAGACGAGAAGAAGAAGCTCCTGAACCCCACCAGGTGAGAGCCGTGCTGTGCAGGAGGGtggctctgccctgtgcccaTCACAGCCCTGTGGTGACCCCGCGTCACCCAGATCAGCCCATGTGAGGCTGCTTTTAGACGCAGTGGAACCTTCTTCAGGGCTGATGGGGCTGTGCTAACCCCTGCCCTTCATGCTCCTGCCATCTTGACACCCTTGTCTCTGTTTTCCAGTGACCTAGGATCGCCTGGTGTTTTCACCAACGCAGCGTATGATGCCAACCTGTAAGGTGAGCGCCTGCGAGACGCTTGCAGCACCCTGTGCTCTCGCAGCATCCTGGAAATGTTCCACCGTtaccccctgctcctgctgggagtCACGTGGAAAATTCACCTGGGCAGCTATCCTCCTGGCTGGGGCGCTCCCAGGTGGGGAGACCccttgggaggggaagggggagtgtCGTCCCAAAAGTGGAGTTGTTCACCTGGTGTGCAAGATGCCAATGTACACACAAGAGCggaagtatttatttaaataatttctgcgCAGAGATGGGTACTAGGTGCTAATCCACAAAGCTGGCACACTGGCCTACAACCTCCTCGGAATATTTATACgattcaaaacacagaaatacacgCCCTTAATTACAATTATTGGTTAGTACCTTATCTTAACAATTTATATGGGTTCGTACAGTCTCTCACTTTCATTTAAAGCTATAATGTCCTTTAATTGATGTGCACATACTCCAGAAGACTGAGGGGGGCAGTTCTGTTCAGTCTCTGATTGGGTCGGTGGTCTCTATCTCCCACTGCCGCCTTTACCTTTCCCTCTGCAGATCCGTGTCGTTTTTACCAATTGCCCGGTTCTCGGCTGGTTTTCGGCGCCTCTTGCAGAGAGATGTTCCCTTATTATCACCAGCCTTCTGTTCCTCTTCAGGGGCATATTCGTTAGCACGGCGTGCGTCGCTTATACAACGCGTACAAACACACAAGGCCTTGTTAACCTTCCTACGGCTCTTTGCTTCTTGCTCAGTGAAAGATGCCAGTTTCTAAGGTACCTCAGGGGTAACACCAGCCCGGCCTCTCCTCTGCTTCCAGCCTGGCCGCCACCGAACTGCACCGTGTCCCCCAGCGCCGCGGGCCGGGGCCCAGCGGGACCTCGCCCCCCCCGGCTGCAGTCCTGACCGATGCTGCCGGCTGGAGACACCACCCACGCTGCCTGtacaccgccaccgcccgcaccCGGAGAGCGGAGCTGCCTCCCCGCACCGCCCACGTGCGAAGACCAACCCGGGGCCGCGGGCCGCCTCCGccgcctgctgccagccccagccccttcccctcacGGACCTTCCCCCCGCGGCTCCGGCCCCCCAACTCGTGCTTGTGTCAGCTGGTCCTGAATAAACGCCAGTGTCTAACGAGCCGCCGCCGTGTGCCGGGGTGCGGGTGGGGACGGCCCCCGCAGCGGGCTCCGGGGTGGGAAAGCGAAGCCACTCCCCGCCCCGCCGTCTGTCCGCTGGCGGCCGCCGTAGGCGGGGCGTGGCGCTGCCCGGAAGGAGACGTGTGTTTCGGGAGGAAGGCGGAAGCCATGGCGATGGCAGAGGCCGAGTGGGAGCCGGCGGGGCTGCTGCCGGCCACGGGGGCGGGTCTCGACTGGGGTGAGCTGGGCTGAGCGCGGTGGAGGGGGGTCCGAGGGGTGGTGCCGGGCGGTGGGGAGCTCCCCgtcggggccgggccggcgctgAGGCCGCTGTCTCTCCTGCAGAGGCGGTGCTGGGCGAGGAGCTGAGCGAGCTGCTGGGCGCCGCGGAGCCGCGGCGGGCGCCGAGGGACGAGCCCGAGGTGAGTACCGGGCACTCCGGGGAGCAGCGCCAGGGGTTTCAGGGCGGCTACCTGGCGGGAGGCACTCGAGCTGCCGGGGTGGAGTGCTGGAGGCTTTACAGGCCTTTAGCCGTTCAGCCCTGCCTGAGCTGCTGAGATGCCGGCCTGTCCGTCTGTGAGTAAGCTGTCGGCGTCAAAGCCGGAGATTTACAAGCCGAGGTTAAAGGGGAGAGTGTAAGGTGAAAGTGTGAGGCGCTGCGCCCAGGGAAAGCTGTGTTGTCACTGACCTGGTGAAGGGAGACTCCCCCTGCGCGGCCGTGCTGACGGGAGAGTGCGTTTCTGGGCTCCATTGGAGGAGAATTGTGGAGAAGTGTGGGCCCGCTACATCTGTGGCCACCCATGCTATGCTTTGTCACTTTGCCTGTAATATGACTTCTTGTATTCTTGTCTGGTTTTGGATTTTCTCCTAAACCCTTTGCTTGCAAACCATTTCTGATCATATATACTGCTTTTTCTGTCCCGGGGTATCTTCCTCATGGGTTCTTCACTGCCGGTTTTTCCCCCGCCTtttctctgctcactgtgtcctACTCAACGTCCAGCACAACCCCTGGGTTATCCAACATCAATCTCAAGTACTAAGAACATGCGTACAGGCATCGTAGAGCCAGGTGCTGTAGAAGACTTGGGAACTGCTGCATTGTACAAGGGCAGGGTATCCCCATCAGCATTAATTATCTGTGTGGAGGTTCTCACTGCACAGCTCAGGCTGTGGTTTTTGGTCATTCTTCCCATAAATATGCTCTGATGAGTTTTTTCTTCATCCTAGCCTGTGAATACTAATGTCAGTGCACTCTGCAGACTTTCTGAGCCTCCCTTTATGAGGCAAGTTGAGAATGTAAGGAGAGGTAGGTTTGCAGGATAGTTTTTAGCAGGAAAATCTTTGctatatatttgtataaatttGGCATG containing:
- the LOC134519285 gene encoding LOW QUALITY PROTEIN: P-selectin-like (The sequence of the model RefSeq protein was modified relative to this genomic sequence to represent the inferred CDS: deleted 1 base in 1 codon) — protein: MKIHSQRKKPVREETIRCRRQEAVSHVPAQPMGSSSHLIPPPTSDHQCGHCNMDMGAAAGRLQSAGRTWALSSRGICYLGIAAIAWGTVTQLEVGAWTYHYSDQGDYTWEQARNYCQTFFTDLVAIQNKQEIEYLNETLPFHGRYYWIGIRKLGGTWTWVGTRKALTKEAENWAAGEPNNRRSNQDCVEIYIKRQRESGKWNDEPCNRRKKALCYQASCQPFPCSQHGECVETIGSYRCECYPGFHGPECEDVVQCAKLEPMGVRMNCSHPYGDFSYNSTCVFGCQEGFERRGAGTLRCLASQQWSAETPTCTAIACPVLSAPDRGEVNCSHRHGDFAFGSTCAFSCQTGFALMGPESRECTATGTWTGEAPHCEAITCPVLSAPDQGELNCSHLHGDFAFGSTCVFSCQTGFELTGPESRECTATGTWTGEAPRCKAIACPVLSAPDQGEVNCSHHHGDFAFGSTCAFSCQTGFVLMGPESRECTATGTWTGDAPRCEAVTCPVLNAPDQGKMNCSHLHGGFAFGSMCAFSCQMGFVLMGSESRECMATGTWTEDSPHCEAITCPVLNAPDRGEVNCSHRHGDFAFGSTCAFSCQTGFVLTGPESHQCTATGTWTGDAPRCEAITCPVLSAPDQGELNCSHLHGDFAFGSTCVFSCRTGFELTGPESHECTATGTWTGEAPRCKAIACLVLSAPDRGEMNCSHRHGDFAFGSTCAFSCQAGFALMGPESRECTATGTWTGDAPQCKAIACPVLSAPERGGLNCSHRHGDFAFGSTCAFSCQTGFALMGPESRECTATGNWTGDAPHCEAIKCSTLATPKMGQAACSHLHGDFAFGSMCVFSCQTGFVLMGPESRKCMATGTWTGDAPHCKAISCPVLDPPSRGQLSCSHLHGNFTYNSTCTFSCEEGFVRMGAEVLRCTATGNWTRHPPVCAEDGAPFLKQVLAYSSGTALAVAGIVLSGTLIALLAKRLSDRDEKKKLLNPTSDLGSPGVFTNAAYDANL